One region of Capillibacterium thermochitinicola genomic DNA includes:
- a CDS encoding peptidylprolyl isomerase, which yields MMRLRRLTTTLMKPVVIILVLGLVVGLFYYIPRFGDVNTLTLYKGPSARVNKVTLSDRDFNEAYLRFTQQYGTFIGEDQIKLSTMDYLIAKELVNQEIKKRKIKVSDQEVDDLLAEIKLYNQIDSEEELEYLIYQTGAGSLKGLKAMIREILAEQKLYTVLAKEAQMEVDEAEIIDRYEELEPAHILIATSSEVKAEPLSDQEALKKAREIYQKLQEGADFAELAREYSDDASNKEQGGKLGRVPLSYFKMAFASEFVEAALKLEVGEYSEPVKTQFGYHLITVHDKKLAQGAAYEREKEKIRDELLAEKFSAEKKSDWVKEQRTKHAKIEILDPYLLGYSLGQEGKWAEAAMAYEKALKDKRYKNELKTYLALAGAYKEREEYDAALGVFARLPKGLQGNFQVDLEKAALYLAKGEQEKVKAVLTAAEAKAGDNLGNLYQVLEKYKEAELTAEAEALEAKIAELREKIQKEQEELNRRLEEEQKKLEAERNQEGIIETPAE from the coding sequence ATGATGCGTCTTCGCCGGTTAACAACGACATTAATGAAACCGGTTGTTATTATTTTAGTCTTAGGTCTGGTTGTTGGTTTGTTCTATTATATTCCCCGCTTCGGAGATGTCAACACCCTCACTTTATATAAAGGCCCTTCCGCGCGGGTCAACAAGGTGACCCTCTCCGACCGGGACTTTAACGAGGCCTACCTGCGGTTTACGCAACAATACGGTACTTTCATCGGTGAGGATCAGATCAAATTGAGTACCATGGATTATCTAATCGCCAAGGAACTGGTCAACCAGGAGATCAAAAAACGGAAGATCAAAGTTTCCGACCAGGAAGTGGATGATCTACTCGCCGAGATTAAACTTTATAATCAGATTGACAGTGAAGAAGAGCTGGAGTACCTGATCTACCAAACCGGGGCCGGGAGCCTGAAAGGGTTGAAGGCGATGATCCGGGAGATCCTGGCCGAACAAAAATTGTATACTGTCCTGGCAAAGGAAGCACAAATGGAAGTGGATGAAGCGGAGATCATTGATCGTTACGAAGAGTTGGAACCGGCCCACATCCTCATTGCTACCAGCTCCGAGGTGAAGGCAGAACCCCTCTCGGATCAGGAAGCCCTCAAGAAGGCCCGGGAGATTTACCAAAAACTCCAGGAGGGGGCCGACTTTGCCGAGCTCGCCCGGGAGTATTCGGATGATGCGAGCAATAAGGAGCAGGGTGGTAAACTCGGACGTGTTCCGCTCAGTTACTTCAAGATGGCCTTTGCTTCCGAGTTCGTGGAAGCGGCGTTGAAGCTTGAGGTTGGCGAATACAGCGAACCGGTGAAAACCCAGTTTGGTTACCATTTAATTACTGTGCATGACAAAAAGCTAGCCCAGGGCGCAGCGTATGAACGGGAAAAAGAGAAAATCCGGGACGAGCTCCTTGCCGAAAAATTTTCGGCCGAGAAAAAGAGCGACTGGGTGAAAGAACAACGGACGAAGCATGCTAAGATTGAGATTTTAGACCCCTATCTGTTGGGATACAGTCTGGGCCAGGAAGGGAAATGGGCGGAAGCCGCCATGGCCTATGAGAAAGCGCTAAAGGATAAAAGATACAAAAACGAACTCAAGACTTATCTGGCGTTGGCAGGAGCCTACAAAGAAAGGGAAGAATACGACGCGGCCCTTGGTGTCTTTGCCCGTCTGCCCAAGGGACTGCAGGGTAACTTCCAAGTTGACTTAGAAAAGGCCGCTCTTTATCTTGCCAAAGGCGAGCAGGAAAAGGTCAAAGCAGTTTTGACGGCGGCGGAAGCCAAAGCCGGCGATAACCTTGGCAATCTATACCAGGTTCTCGAAAAGTACAAAGAGGCAGAATTAACCGCGGAAGCCGAAGCCTTAGAGGCCAAGATTGCGGAGTTGCGCGAAAAGATCCAAAAGGAACAGGAAGAGCTCAACCGGAGATTGGAAGAGGAACAGAAGAAACTAGAAGCCGAACGGAACCAAGAGGGGATCATCGAAACCCCGGCGGAATAA
- a CDS encoding 5-formyltetrahydrofolate cyclo-ligase, protein MQSTVKAEKKELRAVYQTKLAQIPEAKVRRWSAQICARALALPVLPDKQVIAAYCSFGHEVATRPLLAGLLAAGHVLVLPVVDRQSRMMEFRRVDSLDALTPGVYGILEPRSGELCSPEEIELFFIPGLAFDRQGNRLGRGGGYYDRYLSTVRPDAAKIGLAFQLQIAEALPVAPHDIKVDAVLTEQEIICYV, encoded by the coding sequence TTGCAATCCACCGTCAAGGCGGAAAAAAAAGAACTGCGCGCCGTCTACCAGACGAAGCTCGCGCAGATCCCGGAAGCCAAAGTCCGGCGATGGAGTGCCCAGATCTGTGCGCGGGCTTTAGCCTTGCCGGTCTTACCGGACAAGCAAGTTATAGCGGCTTATTGCTCCTTTGGCCACGAGGTGGCTACCCGGCCGCTCCTCGCCGGTTTGCTGGCGGCAGGCCATGTTTTAGTCCTGCCCGTGGTGGACCGGCAAAGCCGGATGATGGAGTTCCGGCGCGTCGACAGTCTGGATGCCTTAACCCCTGGCGTTTACGGGATTTTGGAACCCCGGAGCGGAGAGTTATGTTCCCCGGAGGAGATTGAGCTGTTCTTCATTCCCGGTCTTGCTTTTGACCGACAGGGGAACCGGTTGGGCCGCGGGGGCGGGTATTATGACCGTTATCTGTCCACGGTCAGACCGGATGCGGCCAAAATTGGGCTTGCTTTTCAACTGCAGATCGCCGAGGCCCTCCCTGTTGCTCCCCACGATATAAAAGTCGATGCGGTCCTAACCGAGCAGGAAATTATCTGTTACGTTTAA
- the lepB gene encoding signal peptidase I translates to MKFKTIFREILEVVLPALVLFLLLRTFVVEARYVPSPSMRPTIIEWDRFLVEKVSYRFREPRRGDIIVFHPTEKANYLANEQQGRQGEPVRLDDFIKRIVALPGETVEIAEGKVWINGVPLTEEYISPERRPIYEFGPITVGEDEYFVLGDNRNQSWDSHYWGTLPRKNIVGRAFWRFWPLKRIGPIR, encoded by the coding sequence TTGAAATTTAAAACTATCTTCCGGGAGATCCTGGAGGTCGTTCTGCCGGCGCTGGTTCTGTTTTTGCTTTTACGTACCTTTGTCGTGGAAGCGCGGTATGTACCCAGCCCGTCGATGCGGCCGACGATCATCGAATGGGACCGCTTTTTGGTAGAGAAGGTCTCCTACCGCTTTCGTGAACCCCGCCGGGGTGACATTATTGTTTTTCATCCAACGGAGAAAGCAAATTACCTGGCCAATGAACAGCAGGGCCGCCAGGGGGAACCGGTAAGACTGGATGATTTTATCAAACGGATCGTGGCCTTGCCCGGCGAGACTGTGGAGATCGCCGAAGGCAAAGTCTGGATTAACGGTGTTCCCCTTACAGAGGAATATATTTCGCCGGAACGCCGTCCCATTTATGAATTCGGGCCGATCACGGTTGGTGAGGACGAGTATTTCGTTTTGGGGGACAACCGGAACCAAAGTTGGGATAGTCATTATTGGGGGACTCTCCCCCGGAAAAACATTGTCGGCCGGGCTTTTTGGCGCTTTTGGCCGCTAAAGCGGATCGGCCCGATCCGTTAA
- the spoIVA gene encoding stage IV sporulation protein A, protein MERFDIFKDIAERTNGNIYIGVVGPVRTGKSTFIKRFMELMVLPNISDQHYRERTMDEMPQSGAGKTIMTTEPKFIPDEAVPLKFDQVELKVRMVDCVGYTVEGARGYQDETGPRMVLTPWSTTPVTFQVAAEMGTRKVIQDHSTIGLVVTTDGSITEIPRENYLPAEEKVVAELATLGKPFVVLVNSIHPEATETLALVETLKEKYKVPVLSVNCLRMEVDEVNRIMQSVLKMFPVQEIQVNFVDWIEELPADHWLRCAYEEAVMSAVAPVEKVQDIEEVLATLRSTEHMEEVILDKVDLGKGTVVIRIQTAGALFYQVLQEMTGLSLQNNGDLLRNIQELVAVKKEYQKVAGALAQVREFGYGLVMPQMDEIEFAEPQLIQQGSRCGVRIRASAPSYHFIKANIQTEVIPVVGTEKQGEEFVRFLTEEFEKDPEGIWKTEFFGKTLHDLVKEGIQAKLSRMPPHAQEKLQETLTKILNEGSGGLICIII, encoded by the coding sequence TTGGAACGGTTTGATATTTTTAAAGATATCGCCGAACGTACGAATGGAAACATCTATATTGGTGTTGTCGGGCCGGTGCGAACCGGGAAGTCCACTTTTATCAAGCGTTTTATGGAATTAATGGTCTTACCGAACATCAGCGATCAGCACTATCGCGAGCGCACCATGGATGAAATGCCCCAAAGTGGTGCCGGCAAAACGATTATGACGACGGAACCCAAGTTTATTCCGGATGAGGCGGTTCCCCTCAAATTTGACCAGGTTGAACTAAAGGTGCGGATGGTGGACTGTGTCGGGTATACCGTTGAGGGCGCCAGGGGTTATCAAGATGAGACTGGGCCGCGTATGGTGCTCACACCCTGGAGCACAACGCCGGTCACTTTCCAGGTGGCGGCCGAGATGGGGACACGAAAAGTGATCCAGGACCATTCCACCATTGGTTTGGTGGTCACCACCGACGGGAGTATTACCGAAATCCCACGGGAGAATTATCTGCCCGCGGAAGAGAAGGTCGTGGCGGAACTGGCCACCTTGGGTAAACCCTTTGTTGTCCTTGTCAACTCGATTCATCCGGAAGCCACGGAGACTTTGGCCTTGGTCGAAACCTTAAAGGAGAAATACAAAGTTCCGGTGCTGTCGGTGAATTGTTTGCGGATGGAAGTCGATGAAGTGAACCGTATAATGCAGAGTGTCTTAAAGATGTTCCCTGTCCAGGAGATTCAGGTCAATTTTGTGGATTGGATCGAAGAGTTGCCCGCCGACCATTGGCTCCGGTGCGCTTACGAAGAAGCGGTGATGTCCGCGGTTGCCCCGGTGGAAAAAGTGCAGGATATCGAAGAGGTCTTGGCTACTCTGCGCAGCACCGAACACATGGAAGAGGTTATTCTCGACAAGGTCGATTTGGGGAAGGGCACCGTTGTGATCCGGATCCAGACGGCCGGAGCCCTCTTCTATCAAGTGTTACAGGAAATGACCGGTCTATCCCTGCAGAACAATGGGGACCTTTTACGGAATATCCAAGAACTGGTTGCGGTGAAAAAGGAATACCAAAAGGTAGCCGGGGCCCTAGCTCAAGTGCGCGAGTTCGGTTACGGTCTGGTTATGCCGCAAATGGATGAGATCGAATTTGCCGAACCCCAGCTTATTCAACAAGGGAGCCGGTGCGGGGTGCGTATCCGGGCATCAGCGCCATCCTATCACTTTATCAAAGCCAATATCCAGACGGAAGTTATTCCGGTAGTTGGTACGGAGAAACAAGGGGAAGAATTTGTCCGCTTTTTAACGGAGGAATTTGAGAAAGATCCGGAGGGGATCTGGAAAACCGAGTTCTTTGGCAAGACCCTTCATGACTTGGTCAAGGAAGGGATCCAAGCTAAATTAAGCCGGATGCCACCTCATGCCCAAGAAAAACTGCAAGAAACATTGACCAAAATTTTGAATGAAGGCAGCGGTGGGCTGATCTGTATTATAATTTAA
- the aspS gene encoding aspartate--tRNA ligase, with protein MSSLIRTHECGLLGLNEVGQTVTLNGWVNRYRNLGGLLFVDLRDRSGVVQVVFNPEQQPELFKTAEALRNEYVIMVKGQVQKRPANMVNPEMTTGAVEVIASELVILNTAKTPPIYVNERPTEEETLRLRYRYLDLRRPEMQRNLALRHRIVKLIRDFLDKKGFWEIETPMLTRSTPEGARDFLVPSRVNPGQFYALPQSPQLFKQLLMVSGVEKYFQIARCFRDEDLRADRQPEFTQIDLEMSFIERENILALLEEMMAVLLKELKGIDIPRPFPRLDYEEAMNRFGSDKPDTRFGLELKDISALVADGEFAVFRKILAQGGKVVAFNAPGCGAYTRRELDDLSALAAKHGAQGVAYFALTEGKVKSPISKFFTEEQLAKVFARLEAKDGDLIIIIADQNPTQALMALGALRLEFGRRLNLIPENQYNFLWVLNFPLFEKDAATGRLVAMHHPFTSPLPEEKALLEVEPLKVRANAYDLVLNGMELGSGSIRIHERSLQEKIFATLGLSPDVVQEKFGFLLEAFEYGTPPHGGIALGLDRLVMLLAGASSMREVIAFPKTTSATCLMTMAPSEVTQEQLDEVHLVTKYRKPPAATTDLQG; from the coding sequence ATGTCGTCACTGATTCGTACCCACGAATGTGGTTTGCTCGGCTTAAACGAAGTAGGTCAGACTGTTACGTTGAATGGCTGGGTTAATCGTTACCGGAACCTGGGCGGGTTATTGTTTGTTGACCTTCGCGACCGGTCCGGTGTGGTCCAGGTGGTTTTTAATCCGGAGCAACAGCCGGAGCTTTTTAAAACCGCGGAGGCTCTGCGGAATGAATACGTAATTATGGTGAAGGGACAGGTCCAAAAGAGACCGGCGAACATGGTCAACCCCGAAATGACCACCGGTGCGGTGGAGGTGATCGCCAGCGAGCTGGTGATCTTAAATACGGCCAAGACGCCGCCAATCTACGTGAACGAACGGCCAACGGAAGAAGAGACGCTCCGTCTCCGTTACCGTTATCTGGATCTGCGCCGCCCGGAAATGCAGAGGAATTTGGCCCTGCGTCACCGGATTGTTAAGTTGATCCGTGATTTTTTAGATAAAAAAGGGTTTTGGGAGATCGAAACCCCCATGTTAACCCGGAGCACGCCGGAAGGGGCGCGGGATTTTCTGGTCCCCAGCCGCGTCAACCCCGGTCAATTTTACGCCTTGCCCCAATCCCCGCAACTGTTTAAACAATTATTGATGGTGAGCGGGGTGGAGAAGTATTTTCAGATTGCCCGTTGTTTCCGGGATGAAGACTTACGGGCGGACCGTCAACCCGAATTTACCCAGATCGACCTCGAGATGTCCTTTATCGAGCGGGAAAACATCCTTGCCTTGCTGGAAGAGATGATGGCGGTGCTCTTAAAGGAGCTGAAAGGGATTGACATCCCACGGCCTTTCCCCCGTCTGGATTATGAAGAAGCGATGAACCGTTTCGGCAGTGATAAACCGGACACCCGGTTTGGTTTGGAACTTAAGGATATCTCCGCCTTGGTGGCCGATGGGGAGTTTGCCGTGTTCCGTAAGATCTTGGCCCAAGGGGGGAAAGTGGTTGCCTTCAATGCTCCGGGGTGCGGGGCTTATACCCGCCGGGAGTTGGATGACTTGTCGGCGTTGGCCGCCAAACACGGCGCGCAAGGCGTGGCCTATTTTGCCTTGACGGAAGGGAAAGTAAAATCGCCGATCAGCAAGTTTTTCACTGAGGAACAGTTGGCAAAGGTCTTTGCGCGACTGGAAGCCAAAGACGGCGATTTAATCATCATCATTGCCGACCAGAACCCAACCCAGGCGCTCATGGCGCTCGGGGCTTTACGCCTTGAGTTTGGCCGCCGCTTAAATTTGATCCCAGAAAACCAGTATAATTTCTTATGGGTGCTGAACTTCCCCTTGTTTGAAAAGGATGCCGCCACGGGTCGTCTGGTTGCCATGCACCACCCCTTTACTTCACCGTTGCCGGAAGAGAAGGCGCTCTTGGAGGTCGAGCCGTTAAAGGTCCGGGCTAACGCCTACGATTTGGTGCTGAACGGAATGGAGCTGGGCAGCGGCAGCATCCGGATTCACGAGCGCAGCCTCCAAGAGAAGATCTTTGCCACCCTGGGGCTCTCCCCCGACGTGGTACAAGAAAAATTCGGCTTTTTGTTGGAGGCCTTTGAATACGGGACCCCGCCCCACGGCGGCATCGCGCTGGGGTTGGACCGGTTGGTGATGCTGCTGGCAGGGGCAAGCAGCATGCGTGAGGTGATCGCTTTTCCGAAGACGACCAGCGCTACGTGCTTGATGACCATGGCCCCCTCCGAAGTAACTCAGGAACAGTTGGATGAGGTGCATTTGGTTACCAAGTATAGGAAACCTCCGGCGGCAACCACAGACTTGCAAGGATAA
- a CDS encoding HU family DNA-binding protein, translating into MTKTELIDQVAEKCGLTKKDTGKAIDALFSVMTETLSKGDKIQLVGFGSFEVKERSARTGRNPQTGAAIQIKARKVPVFKPGKALKEAVDR; encoded by the coding sequence ATGACGAAAACTGAGTTGATCGATCAAGTCGCCGAAAAGTGCGGTTTAACGAAGAAAGACACGGGGAAAGCTATTGACGCGCTTTTTTCAGTGATGACCGAAACTTTATCCAAGGGAGACAAGATTCAACTGGTCGGGTTCGGCAGTTTTGAGGTGAAAGAGAGAAGTGCCCGGACGGGCCGGAATCCGCAAACCGGAGCTGCCATCCAAATTAAAGCCAGGAAGGTACCGGTTTTCAAACCGGGGAAAGCACTGAAAGAAGCGGTGGATCGTTAA
- a CDS encoding MBL fold metallo-hydrolase, translated as MRLQQFVLGELEVNSYLLWDEESLEAACFDPGGPPQEIWAELTQKKLKLKYILLTHGHYDHIGGVNELKANTGAIVAIHAADAEMATNPNLNLSVVFSRPIVVTPDQLLADGDVLCLGAQMLKINHTPGHTPGGICIATSGLLFSGDTLFAGSVGRTDLPGGDQATLDQSLQRLVQLPAETRVFPGHGPETTIGREKQFNPFLKQFGGE; from the coding sequence ATGAGACTACAACAGTTCGTCCTTGGCGAACTGGAAGTCAACAGCTATCTGTTGTGGGATGAAGAAAGTTTGGAAGCCGCCTGCTTTGACCCGGGCGGTCCACCGCAGGAGATTTGGGCGGAGCTTACGCAGAAAAAGTTGAAATTAAAGTATATTCTGCTTACCCATGGTCATTACGACCATATTGGCGGGGTTAATGAGTTAAAGGCCAACACTGGTGCCATTGTCGCCATCCATGCCGCCGATGCCGAGATGGCAACCAATCCCAACCTTAACCTTTCCGTTGTTTTTAGCCGGCCAATAGTAGTCACGCCGGACCAGTTGCTGGCTGATGGCGATGTCCTGTGTTTAGGGGCGCAAATGCTGAAGATTAACCATACGCCGGGGCATACTCCTGGCGGCATCTGTATCGCCACGTCCGGACTACTGTTTAGTGGGGATACCCTTTTTGCCGGCAGTGTCGGCCGGACCGATCTCCCCGGTGGTGACCAGGCAACTTTGGACCAAAGTCTGCAGCGATTGGTTCAACTGCCCGCCGAAACCCGGGTTTTCCCCGGTCATGGACCGGAGACCACCATCGGGCGGGAAAAACAGTTCAATCCATTTTTGAAGCAATTTGGTGGGGAATAA
- the hemZ gene encoding coproporphyrinogen dehydrogenase HemZ: protein MTSYALECNLPGNIPNMENMVLAVDPEAVFTSGSADYRIAITISGTKQELTCQGRISGRQSAQVTFTDREIGDSRYDMNAFTQRQKEMVRKGALVLLQKIGRPAPPWGILTGVRPSKLYHYLRDLGFSPAEVKERLQAQFMLAPEKAAHLAAVGEVQRPWLQKVAGRISIYIGIPFCPTKCHYCSFASYPLATHAHLVEGFLAALAYEIAEIGKTLARMGHSPATLYIGGGTPTVLTADQLRELLEQVSRSFPLGELLEYTVEAGRPDTLDREKLKLLRDYGVTRVSVNPQTFNPRTLVRIGRQHTVEQVEAAVAQVRALDFPCLNMDMILGLPGEQEEDWDYTLEKLLAYRSENITLHTLAPKRAATWDFSQVKGEIAEERVANWLEAGRRRLVAAGYYPYYLYRQRRIVAGQENSGYTLPGREGIYNIIMMEERATVLGLGGGGMSKWFDPVSLEVSRTPNPKCPATYRGRIKELVAEKVNKLLASVN, encoded by the coding sequence ATGACCTCTTACGCACTGGAGTGTAATTTACCGGGGAACATCCCCAACATGGAAAACATGGTGCTTGCGGTCGATCCGGAGGCGGTTTTTACAAGTGGTTCCGCCGACTACCGGATCGCCATCACGATCAGCGGGACAAAGCAGGAGCTGACCTGTCAGGGGCGGATCAGTGGGCGGCAGAGTGCCCAGGTGACTTTTACGGACCGGGAGATCGGTGATTCCCGCTACGATATGAATGCTTTTACCCAGCGCCAAAAGGAAATGGTGCGCAAAGGGGCCTTGGTTTTACTCCAGAAAATTGGCCGGCCGGCGCCACCCTGGGGAATTCTTACCGGCGTTCGCCCAAGCAAGCTCTACCATTACCTGCGGGACTTAGGGTTTAGCCCGGCGGAAGTAAAGGAACGTCTGCAGGCCCAGTTTATGCTCGCTCCGGAAAAAGCGGCACATTTAGCCGCCGTCGGGGAGGTCCAAAGGCCTTGGTTGCAAAAGGTGGCGGGCCGGATCAGTATTTATATCGGGATTCCCTTCTGCCCGACCAAATGTCATTATTGTTCCTTTGCTTCTTATCCCTTGGCCACCCATGCCCACTTGGTGGAGGGGTTTTTGGCGGCCCTTGCTTATGAAATTGCGGAGATTGGGAAAACCCTTGCCCGGATGGGCCATTCCCCGGCCACGCTTTACATTGGGGGCGGAACTCCTACCGTTTTGACGGCAGATCAGTTGCGCGAACTCCTTGAGCAGGTTAGTCGCAGCTTCCCCCTGGGGGAACTGTTGGAATACACCGTAGAAGCCGGGCGTCCTGACACCTTGGACCGGGAAAAATTGAAGTTGCTCCGGGATTACGGGGTCACCCGGGTCAGTGTCAATCCGCAAACCTTCAACCCCCGGACCCTGGTGCGGATCGGCCGGCAGCATACGGTGGAACAGGTGGAAGCAGCGGTGGCGCAGGTCCGGGCGTTGGACTTTCCATGTTTAAACATGGATATGATCCTTGGTTTACCCGGGGAACAAGAAGAAGACTGGGATTATACCCTTGAAAAGCTCCTTGCCTACCGGAGCGAAAATATTACTTTGCATACCCTGGCGCCCAAAAGAGCGGCTACGTGGGACTTTTCTCAAGTAAAAGGGGAGATTGCCGAAGAAAGGGTCGCCAACTGGCTGGAAGCAGGCAGGAGGCGGCTGGTAGCGGCCGGATATTATCCATATTATCTTTACCGGCAGCGCAGGATTGTGGCCGGACAGGAAAACAGCGGTTACACCCTTCCAGGCCGGGAGGGGATTTATAACATTATTATGATGGAAGAACGCGCTACCGTTTTAGGTTTAGGGGGAGGTGGGATGAGTAAATGGTTTGATCCGGTCAGTCTGGAGGTTTCCCGAACTCCCAACCCCAAATGTCCGGCGACCTACCGGGGGCGGATCAAGGAATTGGTGGCGGAAAAAGTCAATAAGCTCTTGGCGAGTGTGAATTGA
- the hisS gene encoding histidine--tRNA ligase produces MNLITAPRGTFDLMPPQAIVWEWMESTIRKVFLSYGYGEIRTPIFEHTELFQRGIGETTDIVEKEMYTLVDKGGRSLTLRPEGTASVVRAYIEHKLYGQAPVAKLFYIGPMFRQERPQAGRFRQFHQFGVEMIGEKSPVADAEVIILAHDLYRQLGLTELEIHLNTVGCPACRQEYKAALTSALQAVADQLCPTCQQRLVRNPLRLLDCKSPVCQEVISRVPSIHHYLCADCRHHFDQVTTLLEKVGVKYKRSDKLVRGLDYYTRTVFEIINHDLGAQNALCGGGRYDGLVAECGGPAVPGVGFASGMERLYTTLEQKGKIPELPFGPQLYVLPLGEELNVVAFEIATVLRRQGFSVEMGNGAKSLKAQLKTAHKSGAGYAVIIGEEEWRERQVTLKTMADGSQKRLPASGLMEEIAELVSPRLIVPLREE; encoded by the coding sequence ATGAATTTGATCACTGCGCCACGCGGCACTTTTGATCTGATGCCGCCGCAAGCTATAGTCTGGGAATGGATGGAGTCGACCATCCGCAAGGTATTTCTTTCCTATGGCTACGGTGAGATCCGGACGCCCATTTTTGAACATACCGAACTCTTTCAACGGGGGATCGGCGAAACCACTGATATCGTGGAAAAGGAGATGTACACTCTGGTCGACAAAGGCGGGCGCAGTCTCACCTTACGGCCGGAGGGTACCGCTTCGGTTGTCCGCGCCTATATTGAACATAAACTTTATGGCCAGGCACCCGTGGCGAAACTTTTCTACATCGGCCCGATGTTTCGGCAAGAGCGGCCGCAGGCCGGCCGTTTCCGCCAGTTCCACCAGTTCGGCGTCGAAATGATCGGTGAGAAAAGTCCCGTCGCCGATGCCGAGGTGATCATTCTGGCCCACGACCTCTACCGGCAATTGGGCTTGACCGAGCTGGAAATTCACCTGAATACGGTGGGTTGCCCGGCGTGCCGTCAGGAATATAAAGCGGCGCTCACCTCCGCCTTGCAGGCGGTGGCCGACCAGCTCTGTCCCACCTGCCAACAGCGCTTAGTCCGTAATCCTTTACGCTTGTTGGACTGCAAAAGCCCGGTCTGTCAAGAAGTGATCAGTCGGGTGCCATCGATCCATCATTATCTTTGTGCCGACTGCCGTCACCATTTTGACCAGGTTACCACCCTTTTGGAAAAGGTCGGCGTGAAATATAAACGGTCCGACAAGTTGGTCCGGGGTTTGGACTATTACACCCGGACGGTGTTTGAGATCATCAATCATGACTTGGGAGCCCAGAATGCTCTCTGTGGCGGCGGCCGTTATGACGGGCTGGTCGCGGAATGTGGCGGGCCGGCGGTCCCCGGGGTTGGTTTTGCTTCCGGGATGGAAAGGCTCTATACAACCTTGGAACAAAAGGGGAAAATTCCGGAGCTTCCCTTTGGCCCCCAATTGTATGTCTTGCCTCTGGGCGAGGAGCTAAACGTAGTCGCCTTTGAAATCGCCACCGTCCTACGCCGGCAAGGCTTTAGTGTGGAGATGGGCAACGGAGCGAAAAGCTTAAAAGCGCAGCTGAAAACGGCTCATAAATCAGGAGCCGGTTATGCCGTGATCATCGGCGAGGAAGAATGGCGGGAGCGGCAAGTAACACTGAAAACTATGGCGGATGGAAGCCAAAAACGTCTCCCGGCTTCCGGTTTGATGGAGGAGATTGCCGAACTGGTCAGTCCCCGGCTGATAGTACCGCTAAGGGAGGAATAA
- a CDS encoding PspC domain-containing protein, with product MEPKRLYRSRKDRVIAGVAGGLADYFNVDVTVIRLLWLLSLSFGGGLVYLIACFIIPEENDNWDRTEVQESPEDDEQRWRRGGIILIVLGLFFLWRALFPWPRFRDLLPFFLIILGIIMLFGGFKRNR from the coding sequence GTGGAACCAAAACGTCTGTACCGATCCCGAAAGGATCGGGTAATCGCCGGGGTGGCCGGAGGGTTGGCCGATTATTTCAACGTTGATGTCACGGTAATCCGGTTATTGTGGCTCCTGTCGTTATCGTTCGGTGGCGGACTTGTTTATCTGATTGCTTGTTTCATTATTCCCGAAGAGAACGACAACTGGGACCGGACCGAAGTCCAAGAAAGCCCGGAAGACGATGAACAACGGTGGCGGCGGGGCGGCATCATCCTGATTGTCCTGGGATTGTTCTTCTTGTGGCGTGCCCTATTTCCCTGGCCGCGTTTTCGTGACTTGTTGCCGTTCTTCTTGATTATCCTTGGGATCATCATGCTCTTTGGCGGATTTAAACGTAACAGATAA